In Aegilops tauschii subsp. strangulata cultivar AL8/78 chromosome 3, Aet v6.0, whole genome shotgun sequence, one genomic interval encodes:
- the LOC109777126 gene encoding uncharacterized protein gives MKELRPKKARENEKLEGTRSPSRPLGLIHTASGCHRSPASAAALHLAVDSANPSAVADSPPPCRPAPPGAIPSITQPASCNPRLDPAPPPLNPILTLPPNPHRQLPTPTPPTHAAVHSHPRRTRIPAQSHRRIRSKSGSTAAGSQIHHDASRSTVPKSWSLSTRFDQIHVAQGDLTEKGEKDHREVFMARFMFQILAHNRRCSDPSIWDKEDP, from the exons ATGAAAGAATTGAGGCCCAAAAAGGCGCGGGAGAATGAAAAATTAGAAGGCACTCGAAGCCCATCACGTCCACTCGGCCTTATCCACACTGCATCTGGCTGCCATCGTTCTCCCGCATCAGCTGCCGCACTGCATCTCGCCGTCGACTCCGCCAACCCTAGCGCAGTCGCCGACTCACCCCCTCCttgccgccccgccccgcccggCGCCATCCCCTCCATCACGCAGCCAGCCTCCTGCAACCCCCGCCTCGACCCAGCACCGCCGCCTCTGAATCCCATACTCACGCTGCCACCAAATCCCCATCGACAACTCCCCACACCCACACCTCCGACGCACGCCGCCGTCCATTCGCATCCACGTCGCACCCGCATCCCCGCCCAGAGCCACCGCCGCATTCGGTCAAAATCGGGCAGCACGGCAGCCGGCAGCCAGATCCACCATGATGCATCCAGATCCACCGTGCCCAAGTCATGGAGCTTGTCCACAAG GTTCGACCAGATCCACGTTGCCCAGGGGGACCTGACGGAGAAGGGGGAGAAGGACCATCGGGAGGTCTTCATGGCACGTTTCATGTTTCAGATCCTTGCCCACAACCGGCGCTGCTCCGACCCTAGTATATGGGACAAG GAGGATCCCTGA